From Zhongshania aliphaticivorans, one genomic window encodes:
- a CDS encoding YebG family protein translates to MFDNKKDADAYDKMLELAEGFAALLQQHIPSVDEAQAEEFGIFLSKNKEAVMQACKGRVEALSEIDSDASPSNVSPLAAQA, encoded by the coding sequence ATGTTTGACAACAAAAAAGACGCTGACGCCTATGACAAAATGCTGGAATTGGCAGAGGGTTTTGCCGCCTTGTTGCAGCAGCATATACCGAGTGTCGACGAGGCCCAGGCGGAAGAGTTTGGTATTTTCCTGTCTAAAAACAAAGAGGCGGTAATGCAAGCTTGTAAAGGTAGGGTAGAAGCGCTGAGTGAAATCGACAGCGACGCTAGCCCCAGCAATGTTAGCCCACTCGCGGCCCAAGCTTAA